The Mercenaria mercenaria strain notata chromosome 1, MADL_Memer_1, whole genome shotgun sequence nucleotide sequence tcaaataaaaaatctcgcagtttgatttgtaatacctatttttcaggttccgttgataatttgttacttatatactaaaagtaagatctaaaattgttcagatttcagtagaaaattgtggtttcttgaattgaattgatgttaccatggaaacgaagcctgtgacctatgtatctaaatgtaaaattcaaaagcgttgacactggtctatttaagaaacacagcttcggctttttattttcatttcaacaatatttatgagaataatagcagcatgcttaacgatttttccatgaaaaatgccagacgagggttactgctgtaagtattctaagctgtgaaatttgaataaatgcaaataacacgaaaatattacttacgttagataatatatgttttaaagctaaatcagctagaaagataatcttattcaatattttttatatgaaattacgacaaaaagcaagatataagctattttaaacatctctgttgccatggttactttaaactttaagaaaaatagggtaccatgtaaagtgcttggtattttgctaataatattacccaaatattccatgttggtcattaacagaacggcactgaagccgtcgaaaacccctatttttatacatagttgtttaaaaatgagagacaatgcgttaccatggaaacacgagccccgcgacatatacattttaagtttgtattagaaagctaacgtgcatactagtaaaattaccaattatgcagacttctacggatatcaatgaaactaaaatacactgaaaagtgttaaatatccgtattttccttcttctttcaatatgaaatacctttggagggtcatgttcttcaaacctggataaaaattgaacttgaagggacagagacaaacgaaattgaaattgtagcagttaaaacttcatattacacgaaatacaaaataatgctgcgtttcaactaatttgaatttacccttgtaacaaggtaacctacctccttaaaggaTGAAGCTGCAGATGTCCACTGTCGTGGAAATGTCCCCATTTTCTTGAATTGTCCACATGTAAACATGTTTCCGGTACAATTGCCAACAAAAGCATGAACACATTAGCtggtttatataaaataaaacaaacattcaatGGCTGCAGCATATGactcattttaaatgtctgtgacttacttttttttgaagaatattgATAGTGCTGAACAAAAGCCAAAAGAAAAGTGGATGACATGCTTGATGCCAGAAAAACGTTTTCAGTTAAACACATATGCACGCTGTAAAAGTCAGTGGCGATGTATGACCAAAGTATGTAATGCTATTAGTTCATTATgaaaatggaatttaaatgtCAAGTATAGATCTATCATGTGATGTCATAAAAagtgcaaagaaaataaggaaaatagctctacagagcaaacaaAAGAACTAACTGAATCCGCTATTACGCGATCACCATTGTTTTCGCGCCATTTcttttttagtgtctgtatactcAAACATGTTAGCACGGAAACATCCAGTTTCGACATTGTTTTGTAGCCAGTTATTTCGCCACTGTGATTCGTGCTCAGTCATTTTCGGGgaaaaagtttagggtcggcggtGAAAAGTGTCCGCTGGGTCATCGTGGACATATTTGGTCATCGTGGCCTTATTAGTACACGGTACACGTTATATACcgtcgttttttttatttttccttcagaaaacataagttttttttccctaatagggtaaaaacaaaacagagtttcttttacttttattaaTTGTAGGGGAATACTTGGAAATTTCCCTTCTTtaccccccccaccccacccccccccctttTCATCCCGTTCCCCCAATCTTTAAATTAACAAGTCCCCCCAAGTTTTCGagtttgttttttcctttttcatcCCACTTGGTTGGTAATTTGAATGTTTCGCCCCCAAGTGTCGAGCTTTTCTTTCGTGCGACTGTTACAAAACTTTGAAAtccttttcatttaaaattttttgacgaaaaaaattaaatctcaccggaaaaatttaaaaaagatatattgaTGTTTGCAACCATCACTTCAAATACTCACAGGAAATCAAATCTAACATTATCTGAAATGCCCCCGACCTATTTTTTTCGCATTAGTTATCAAACAAtagtgtttacatttttaattttcgtTGTTATCTGACACGGGCCCTTTGAAAGAACTCGTAgcattttctatttaaaaaagggCAATAGCACCCTtggtttttaaatctttttttccgaatgaaaaaaatttggttgaaaattttttaaatttgggtagGGGGAAAAAAACCGGgttgaaaaaaagcaaatttaaattttaagggGGCCACGACGTTTCCTTCCGGGAAAAAACGTTTTGGATCattgaaaatatatcataaaaaaaaacaacgaaaaaagtaagataaaacccttttaatttttaaaaaacgtaaaaaaatttaaaaattaaaattcttaaaatttgattttttaaatccttgacataaccaaaaatttttacaaatgaaacttttttatgaatttgttaATACCAATAACAGaagattttataatatttaaaaaatttatccgAAGAGAATACAACCCCTTCCCCCTTGGGACCAGTACCTAAAAGCAGAGATATGTTTTAATTTACTTCCCTTACAATTCCCAAAAACAAAGAAGAGATagacatttaattttataaaccgagagaaaaaacattaaattaagtCTAAAAATTTGATTTCTAAACCCTTTGAAAtccccaaaaaatgattttaaaaaatataaaatttttatgatattttttgttaatataaaaaaaacagaagttttaattttttaatttttaaaaaggttgTTATTCCCCAGAGAACTCTTGCCTTAGACAAGTACTTATAAAAAGCAAAGATaccttttaaattttacttcccttgaaatttttcacaaaaaaaaaataactttaaaaaactgataataaaatgaaaaccatttagaatttataagtatagtgcaaataatacattttttttccctgaaacaaaatttcaaaaaaagaaccCTTTTTTTAATCCCAAAAACggtaatttttaagaaaaagggggaaaattaaaatgttttctgtttttttatgtCGTTAAAAAAACGGTCCCAAATCGATTTTAGGGACCCCCttaatttttcccccttttcccTATCAATACTTTcccttgtttttttatttttaaatatttatatttatttttattaaaatttttaattttttggctgCGAATATTTTTTCCCTGGAGCCAATTTTACAACGATTTTGAGCCCAAACAACGAGTTAGGACCCCTTTAAAAAGGggtttacaaatgtaaaaaattttaaaatttcgtttgtgcttttaaatttcagtaaataaaaaaaattttttgtgtaAATGGGCAAAGTAAAAAATTTGCTTGCTTCCGTTAAAGCACTCTAATCCCTTTTTCCCAGCAGAACCAACATTTGCAAAAATATCCCAATTTAAAAAATCCCCAGTTGTGTGTTCAAAACGGCTAAAAAAAcgtttttaagtttttctttcccACTAGAGGCAGTTCAATGAAAAAACACTTTGGggaaaccaaaatttaaaataaaataagggAACTAGCCCTGAACGAACCCAAAAAGCAGAACTGAAGATACTagaattttgaaaactgtttgGAATTTTTAGCATAGGGGGAAAAATATGACGGGTTACGATATGACAAAGAGGACAAAcaacaaaacgaaaaaaatagAGGAACAAAAATGGTTTAAGGGCAAAAACCGGGCCCAAAAGGGGTACTTTTAAACTTCCCCGTTTTAAAGTTAACCCGGTCCGACTGAAAGACTAAATAGGCAAATTTTTATTGGGGTAGAATAAGGAAATGGTGACAATCAACAAGTACATTCGTTTTGggctttaaaaaactttttttatttattttattggggTATGAGGTATGGAGGGAAGGGTTGGGGGTAGTAAGGAAGGTGTAACCCCCCTTTTTGAAAGGGAGCGGGACAACCCCCGCcggaaaagtttgatatttttaaaaaaacgctTAAATTctgatttgggaaaaaaaaatctttatttgtgGGTTTTTACGTTTAAAAATCCTACACTTTTTTAGCTTACAATTTAAAAGCTAAGCTTTTAAAGGGACcaagaataatttttaaaacactttaaaaaaaccAAATGCAGAAATctagaagttttaaaaataaaaaatttttcgaAAAGGGCACATTAAACCCCAACTGGAGGGCCAAAACATATGACCCCAAATCTGGGGAAATTTTGGGGGTGAGGGGGCCCCCCTTTGACCGGCATCATtcgttttaattttcaaaaaaataaaaaaaacaaaacccaaaaaaaattttcaaaaaaaagcactttttcctttaaaaaatttcaatatCCTTATCTCTGACCTTTTTTGAATGAGGCTAGAGGGATAAAAGGGTTTTTGAGGTTGGGGGCGCCCCCATAAAACCCGGGTTTAAAactcccagtggtgtttttgggCCCCTGAAACCCTTCCAAGGGGGTGCCCCACGTGTTCCTTTGGGTTTTTTCGTTTTTGTCCCCGTGTTGGCTTTGTGTGGTGGGCCGTGTAaaggtgtgtgtgtttgtggggTGCACCCTCTGCGTGGGTGTAGGTTACCCTTTGTGGGGGTGCGAAATTTTTGGGACGTGGCGTTCCCTGTttgaatatttgtctttttttttatgtgaaaaataacaaaaaaataaataaaacaataaatttcaaattaaaatttatcccAACAGACTTTGTTTTGTCTAAACTGCCCGAAATTTTCCCCCCCGCTCATACGCCCAtggtaaactttttttttccccgTTAAATagccaatatatatataaatacagctAGGGGTTTTCAGTTTAATAGGGgtgcaaatttttaaaagttgctttttccctttgtttttttaaatttttttcaaaaaacccaaagggcaaatatcaaacagggaaattTCCACGGGACCAAAAaagcagcctcctcaaaacgaaacccccaacCCCGAGACGCGTGGGCCCCCACACACCAAAACACAACACACAACACCCAGAGCCAACACATtaggaaaaaaacgaaaaaacaaaggaaaacacacacacacacacacacacacaaccccacacaaagtcaacaccatcaggacaaaacgaaaaaaacaaaaaagaaaaacagttggGGGACCCCCCATGGGGAAAGGGCAGTgggaaaaacaccactggggactTAAACCTTTTAATGGGGCGCCAAACCCCAAACCCCACTCTTTccaccaccatgttccaaaacACGGGACAGTGAAAAAAAGAGTAAGCCCCTCCCGGGGGAATCTCTTACACAAAGTAAAGGAAACAAAAAGGGGATGggatgtaaaacacaaaaatgctcgagtataaataaataaaaaagccccccctttaaaaaccccaaaaaagtaTGTACTCCCCTGCCTTTTCAAAGAcaagcaacaagagaaacacccttaagggccccaCAAACAGGGCCCGAAGACAAATACCAAAACAGTTCAGTCCCCGGTAGGGTTTATAAACTCTTTTCATATAGTCTTCCCCCTCTTTCCCCAGAAAACAATCAAAGAAAGGGGAAACCAAtggtccaactgtaaacgggttttAACCCCTAAaaatgcggtatgtctcaaaacaattggggttttaaaaaccccttttttttaaaactttttttttaatttttaaaacccaaaaacattttgggaaaattttccaTCCCAAAATCTTACAATTTTAAACCCATCCCCAAAAAAAAAcgggtttttaaaaaacccttttcgCAGAAGgtctttaaaaaacaatttaattttaaaacaaaaacgaattacgaaaagtaaatttttaaaagcaaaatatttaaagggaATTTTTATAACGGTAGCCTTGGGTTTAAGAAgtttaccttttaaaattttttattacgTTCCCTTGAATaaaaccctattttttttttgatttttaattaaacaaaagaaTTTTTTGAACCCGGGTTTTTTGAAATCGAATTTTTGAAGTGACTCTTATCTATTCCTAGCTCTTACGAccataaatttaaacattttttttttttccccaaaaaaatttttaaaaaaattttttgaatttgcCGCTACCAACCAAAAATAGCTTAcaaaatttggggggaaaaaaatctgtttacttaaaaatttttttttcccttttttttttcagccctaaaattaaaaaaatcttggaaGAGAATATTGAATGTTAGTCATTTCTTCTATGCGAATTTTTTCATAATGCAAAACCGCCCACACCTTTTTATCATTTAACAGGGGAACATCCCCTACTAATAACCGTTCATAAAAACGGAAAAATCCAAAAAATTACccaaataacataacataacccTAAATTTTTTTCAACTTCACCCTGAAAAGCTcaacaacacaacaaaaaacatataaacataaattttggCATGCGTAAGATACATGATATAATCAATGTAATATTAGTGATTAAAAACAATCCACACAAATTGCCGTTCAAAATTCTAACCCTTCACCCCTAAAATTTCCTTTAATTAACCTTTTAAAAAGCCAAACTAAACACCGTTCATTTTGTTTGAAGTGCAAACAATAAACATCATTCATACGGGCAAACCCACACCAAAACCCCCGTTTAAAAGCGAACTTCCCACACAATTTACCATTCATAAGGGGGAACAAATCCACATTAAATTTACCGTTCATAATGCGAACACCAATTTCCCAAAAAAACACTGTTTAAATATTGACCCGTCCACATTAAACACCGTCGTAATAAAAAAAGCCCTTTTCTTCCCCCTAATGAAATGAAAAGCCTACACTAATCCCCCGTTCAAAAAAAGAACAGCTCACACTCATTACCGTTTATAATGCGAATAGCCAATACTTATCACCGTTCATAATGCGAACAGTCCTCATTAATTACGGTTAATaatagaaaacagaaaaacaaggACAGAagttaaacagaaatatataattgaaatatattcattatttcgtTATTATGTGTCACCTCTCCTCCAGTTTTTACTTCTTCCattttgtctgtgtttttgttgATGCAACAACATATATCGTTAtacctttatatattttttgtatcttTTTCAGCGATTAACAAACCGTTTCTCATCAGCTGTATCACTAACATAATATATCTTCAAGCTCATACTTTTCCATGTCACTTCTGTCATATATTAGTTGTTATTTTTCAGTGTCAATCATTACGATCTTTCATTCAATCAAAATATCCCACTGCATTAATTTACAGTTTAGTAGTAAAAGATGACATCAGTCCTCCGTCAATGATATTTGTTGTCCCTGAAACCATCGATGAGAAATCGCTAAGAAGATATATGATCGGGTACACAATTTCACTCACTTCCGGTATGCGTGCCATTGGTATcttttctataatgattttatctACAGGTGACACATTTGTTATAAAATTCTGTACTTGCTCAGTAAGAACAAGTGTGGGGTTAACGGAGTTCACTCTAATTTGATGTGGTCCTAACTCTAGTGCAAACTGTTTGGTGATCATATCAAGTGCTGCCTTGTTTACAGTGTATCCTAAATTTTGTGGAAAACTCTGTAGCGAGAACACGCTAGAAACATTCACGATAGAGCCCGGTCGTTTGGCGTCCACCATTTTATTTCCGATGACCTGTATTGTGTTAATTGAGGCTAAGAATCCAGTCTCGAAATTCCTGTCTAAAAATGCTTTTGAAACGTCCAACGAAGGGCCAGACAGTTCATCTGTTACCCCAGCATTATTAACAAGTCCATCCAGAACTTCGATCCCATCAAGTTTGTTTCTCAATTCATCCCAGTTCCTTACATCAGCTTGGATTGTGTGTATATTTGAATTTCCCGCTGCCAAAGTATCAAGGGTTTCTTGCGTGCGACTTAGTGCATAAACTTTGCATCCTTGTTCACTTAAAGTCTTCGAAAGAACTCGACCTATTCCACGACCTGCTCCTGTAACTAGAAATTTCTTTCCAGCCAAATTAAAAGACATAGTATTTTATCacggaatttaaaaaaaaaagaaacagcaaAAATGTTGTTACACAACCTACTGATGAGTACGTATTACATACAGTTGACATGAAATACCTTAATTATACTCCACTTATGTAGTTCAACTACCTGTATAAAATTGCAGCTCTGTTATCTATCTACATTACTGATTAACAATGGTTTTATGTGCATAACATAAGTTGTTAAACTTAATCATAACAGAATATGTTACCATGAAAGTATTTTACAATTACCTGATAAATAATAGTTTTTGGTTTTATGATAGAAAACAAACCAAACAGGTTTGTGAAAATAAAAGCTGATTTAAATTCTTGACTTATCCTATCATAGAGATTAAGAAGTAAAAAACTTTTAGAAGGAAAGTGTTGCTTTTTTCACACTGAAGTACATTTTGAGGAAGAGTTTTTCCGATTagtatttgtaaaatgttgataTTCGTTTATACTTTGAGACATATCAGTATCTCTAACAATCTGTAAAAGcccttaaatttttcatttttaacaaattctGTTAACGTGTTTTCTCCTGAAAATATGGGTATGCTTACATGCAAACAGTGTAGCAAGGTGACACATATTAAGTGCTATATCAAAAACATTATAAATCTAGAATACAATCTCAATTAAATTTTGTACAGGTTTTTAAAACCAAGCTAGCAATATAAAAATCACTCATTAAACTTCCTTCTTTCTTTTTcatagaaataaatagaaaagcaCGCTTTCATGAACAGTACAACATAAAAGCTTTAGGCCTAATAGTTATCATTTCTGAGGGCCCAATGTGAcaaaggaaatgttttatttagtaGCGGGTGACGAAAATTGGTTCTTTGCAATGAACAGCTTAGAAAATAAGTAATAAACTATGTGTAGCTAAAGAGGATCATCAGTGTAAAAAGACTATTTATGTCTATCTACCGCGATCCAATGGTTCCGTTCATTGTTCACTTTGCCTCGTTTGTCTATAAGTTTTACTTCATTTATATTGTGTAGATATACattcatacatacactgctatGGGGTTGAGGTTTGGTGGGACTGCGTTCTCGTAACCTAACTTTTTCTGTTAGATATTAATCTTTCCGTTTTGCAGTGAGAATTAATAATATATCTTAACACTACCTttctcaagttaatcaagatgattCCGCACAACAGTACCCTATGCTAGCTTTAGTTTGATATGAAAACCCATAATAATAGTTTGCAAACATTTTTCCCAGtattttgtggtagccagcctttctgttcTTTTCAATACCTTGATTATTTTAAGGGAAAGGCAATAAGGTCTGTCAATGTTGCTGCATATGTCACTATACCACTATGaaaaaattaaacagtaaacaaagtgtttgaaaatattatttcgtGCCAAGAGATTGTACTTCGGGTATATCCTATTCTTCTGTCGGAAATTTTAATATAGTAACCTACTTTTGACTTAAGAGTTTTCAAGGGGGTATCagattttactttttcaagacttattattgatttattatataaattggaTTTCTTTGATCTAATAAACTAaatcttgctgttcaaagtgaatttacctctgaaacagaagttcagagttagacatctttaaaagcggtaaaagttctctagtttgcctttactctttagattacagaTTGTTTGAAGAAATAAGGTAGGTTAACTTCTGCCCCAAGctgatattttttaataagagACAAAATCTGTAAACATTCCCTAAGACTTCAACCTTAATTTTTTAATGATTGACAGTTCAATTCTGTCTCATTTAATCTTTTCCTTGGGcatcctagaaaaaaatgatactgacagatttattttatgttttataaatgtttaccaaatagtttgacgtttctttcatcaaaataaatggtataatgaattctctgcaaacatttttgacagtggccataactttgaaatttgtctttgaAACTACTTGAGCTTGAGATAATATCATaaattaggccacaccaaattgattacttggaATACGGATTTCcctctccattttttttttcaaattaaaaaaaaagctatttgaaAATCAGCGTCCGCTCGCTACAATTTTTGcagactgatttcaaaatttcagagcgggtATTTCAGTGATTCATAAGATTAATTCACAGTCCATTAAAACGCCAAGAGAACATGTGTCAATTTCACAGAGACTGTTCATGACGGTAAGAAACCATATATCTAACTTTAATTGTACCCAGTATCCATTAAAGGATAAAGCTTTAGCTCAGGTTTCTCATAATAAGACAATTAcatatattacaatatttaattaactaACTTTAAATCTACTGACAACAAAAGGATTTAAATGATCACCAAACCCGATGCACTTCAAATGTGTAGACTTAAACGAATAGACAGAATAAAAGGTTAGATTTATAGTTATAATTTTAGATAGCTACGTATAAATCCGGGATCAGTAAgttcacaaatataaaaatatatatagaaaaactaTAGCAAGAATGGTACGCGAGTAATTCAATGATATGTCACACCTAGTTTACAGGCATTTGTAAAATAAGTCCTTCAAAAGTGTCAAAGTGACTTCGCAAtatgaaaaaatggtaattaGGAAAATGCAAAACACGTTTGCAAAATATAGACCGTTGTAATCtagcaaataatttgaaataacacTATATTGTATGCCAAAGATTATGAAAACTTTAGAAAACAACTAAGCTGTCTAAATTGTGCCATATGAAGGACGATCCCCTTAGTTGTGATCTTAATTTTCTGTGAAAGAGTATTGATGAGTCTGACACCAATTCAAATATCTCAAGTTTTTTACGAAGAGGCAGTGCATAATTCTTACGCCATTGGCGCAAGCTTGGTTGAAAAAATCTGCAAAAAAGATGTATTTACTAATTATTTAAGCTATAGTCTTAATGACACTTTTATTAGGAACCACGATGTTTGATTCCCAAATAAATAAGGAATACCGGTTCTGCAATGTAAAGGACTACTATAATTTATTTGTGATGTTGTTTTCTTCTACATCGCTCCAATTTTGCtcttcattttagaaatatagaagGATGTCAAGAGTACTTCCAAAATGGCCTTAGCCTAGCACATTTTTCCATTACTTTGAATTTGGAGCAGGAAGGCagatttttttagtttatcattCTTATTAAAGTATATTCAATTTATATCTTGTGCGTCAGTTGTAGAGATTAAATGCGAGCTGTAAAGTTGTCTGTTTGGACCAAAGCGAGAAGTAGGTGGAGGACTTGCATTAAAAAGAATATCACCTAGAGAAATTCATAGAGATATGAAAACACTATGACAGATGTGGGTAGTTCCAATAATCAAATATCCACTTCAGACCATATAGTTGGCGTTTAATGATACAACAGTGAAGAGTCAGCATGCTGTCGGTACTGTTGTTATTAGTTTTCGTCAGTCCATCTTATTTTGACTTACGTCATTCACATGAACAGGCTGTCGGCATTGAGAGTTTCATGTATATTGACATGATACTGACTAAAATAATTAAATCTAATGTATttgtctttatatttatttagtatTATATATAATTGTACTATGGCATAATTAAGAGATAAGCACTTGTATTCGTATATGTACAGTGTGTATACACGTCATATTACAACCAATGAATGACGTTATATCAGGATGCCTACGTTCAATTTTATGAAACGTTCTGGAAACAGAATCTTTCTAAGCCATTCGAGGAGCCGTGTTGGTTCGTTTTTTATTATGGAAACTAAGTATACAAATAAAGGTATTGATGTTTATAAGCATCTACACCTACACTCATATAAACGTTTGTAAAAACACATGGTGTTTCTTTTCGTAGTGATATTATGCCGGGAAAATACACTTTTAATTcgctgacaaaatatttttcttgccgATGTAAGATGACGATTCTTTAAATACATTATATCAGGTTCATGAATTCTTTAAACTCTCACACATGTAACTGTTATACAACGGTGGATATAAGAAGGTTATTCATCACAGAGGAGAAATAAATTAACTATAAGAGCCCATATCGATTTCAATATAATGTTACAATCCAGTGTTTTCTTGAGAATAGGACCTTCAAATGTTCTAATATGTAAAAAGGCAAAGCCCttagcgagcgtagcttaaacgacaaGAACATATTCACTGTCTTAAAACAATTccagaacctattcacttgaatagacacaaaaatttagtgtcatttaTACTGTCACAGCGAATATCATATCGATTGCAAATTTTATGGTGAAAGCCGGTGGCACGTGACGTTCAATTACCTGTTTGCGGCGTTCTTAATGGCTTTAATGctttattaatgataatttttatcccattttctggccagtgctttgatcttttaaaagaaaatcatattaatTTTTCTATCCAACTTGAATCTTCTTGCATaattttgagtgatggataattaTTCAAGCAATCAAATGAAAGTTCCTGTATTCACTGCGAACAAATTTCTGTGAGCACTTACGTAAAATAA carries:
- the LOC128548471 gene encoding L-xylulose reductase-like, with the protein product MSFNLAGKKFLVTGAGRGIGRVLSKTLSEQGCKVYALSRTQETLDTLAAGNSNIHTIQADVRNWDELRNKLDGIEVLDGLVNNAGVTDELSGPSLDVSKAFLDRNFETGFLASINTIQVIGNKMVDAKRPGSIVNVSSVFSLQSFPQNLGYTVNKAALDMITKQFALELGPHQIRVNSVNPTLVLTEQVQNFITNVSPVDKIIIEKIPMARIPEVSEIVYPIIYLLSDFSSMVSGTTNIIDGGLMSSFTTKL